A stretch of the bacterium genome encodes the following:
- a CDS encoding OPT/YSL family transporter — MADELPVKKMTPEELEREWYENVYRGDDMPQLTIRSIIMGSVLGAFLSLQNLYVGLKTGWGLGVAITSCILSYTIWKSLRKMFPRWVKTDMSILENNAMQSTASSAGYSTGGTIVSAISAYLLVNGVHISYGLLSAWIFFLAVLGVTMAIPMKRQMINIERLKFPSGIAAAETLKSLHGVGGNGKESKSAKLLFLWGGIGIAIAAVRDWFAWIPALYNTFGARMGMYTIQFDASMILVGAGALMGFKVAVSVLIGGILNWGILAPMMMDKQVISHPLPYIRSIEDLQFPLTISAGRVLSFELVKASNDYLIEDGATTSIIEFPWKEQTTYNSLSELAAELNSPRLKDGSTNPFFGKLRVMEPEDAYLRRRLELRVDSSLKSAMHVETALTLMSPEVTVSTSEVAVQTLKIRSAGSNELVASPNFPLEIPAGFTLPITLAEGGNSKDYEFVWPEAAQYASIAQLVSDLKSPRMKNGEANLLPGTFELSSEDEKLVIAAASTSQLLAFESGDSNTQSPGGFRNIVSWSLWGGAACMVTSGLLAFVFEWRTALRAFSGLKTIFARAKPRHEQDPLDRIEVPGSWFAGGMVIGTLGIVFLASVYFMIPWWMALLAVFLSFFLALVACRACGETDTTPVGAMGKITQLIFGAIAPKQMNTNLMSACITAGVADSASDLLTDLKSGYVLGANARKQFLAQFAGIFIGTAVTVPAFFLVVPDVSILGSTKFPAPAAQVWASVARLLSNGLESLHPTARAALVIGGIVGLLIPMCERLFPKWRKWIPSAMGLGLAFVLPFYNALSMFIGGVIALVYARMRPAIAEEYTVASASGIIAGESLMGIFITLLGAVGWL, encoded by the coding sequence ATGGCCGATGAACTGCCCGTCAAAAAAATGACGCCGGAAGAACTCGAGCGAGAGTGGTACGAGAACGTCTACCGCGGCGACGACATGCCGCAGTTGACGATTCGCTCGATCATCATGGGTTCGGTTCTTGGGGCGTTTCTGTCGCTCCAGAATCTCTATGTCGGCCTGAAGACCGGCTGGGGCTTGGGTGTGGCCATCACATCGTGTATCCTCAGCTACACGATCTGGAAGTCACTTCGGAAGATGTTCCCGCGATGGGTAAAGACGGATATGTCCATCCTCGAGAACAACGCGATGCAGTCGACCGCTTCCTCTGCAGGATATTCGACCGGCGGAACAATCGTCTCGGCAATCAGCGCGTATCTTCTCGTCAACGGAGTGCACATCAGCTACGGCTTGCTCTCGGCATGGATATTCTTCCTGGCCGTGCTGGGGGTCACGATGGCCATTCCGATGAAGCGTCAGATGATCAACATTGAGCGGTTGAAGTTTCCGTCAGGCATTGCGGCGGCTGAAACCCTCAAGAGTCTGCACGGAGTCGGGGGGAATGGAAAAGAGTCCAAGTCGGCCAAGCTGCTGTTCCTGTGGGGCGGCATCGGGATCGCTATCGCTGCGGTGCGCGACTGGTTCGCTTGGATTCCCGCTCTATACAATACTTTCGGTGCCCGAATGGGGATGTACACGATTCAGTTTGATGCGAGCATGATCTTGGTGGGCGCAGGAGCGCTGATGGGCTTCAAAGTCGCGGTCAGCGTGCTGATCGGCGGGATTCTCAATTGGGGAATCCTCGCACCGATGATGATGGACAAGCAAGTCATCAGCCACCCGCTTCCATATATTCGTTCCATAGAGGATCTGCAATTCCCGCTGACCATTTCTGCCGGTCGCGTGCTCAGCTTCGAACTGGTGAAGGCCAGCAACGACTACTTGATCGAGGACGGCGCAACCACCTCAATCATCGAATTCCCATGGAAAGAGCAAACGACCTATAACAGTCTGAGTGAACTCGCCGCAGAATTGAACAGCCCGAGGCTCAAAGACGGCAGTACGAATCCCTTCTTCGGGAAACTGCGAGTCATGGAGCCTGAAGACGCCTACTTGCGCAGGCGGCTTGAGTTGCGAGTGGACAGCTCTTTGAAGAGCGCGATGCATGTTGAGACTGCGTTGACTCTCATGAGTCCAGAAGTAACAGTTTCAACCTCAGAAGTTGCCGTGCAAACGTTAAAGATTCGGTCGGCTGGCTCTAATGAACTGGTTGCCAGTCCGAATTTCCCTCTGGAGATCCCCGCAGGGTTCACCTTACCAATTACGCTCGCGGAAGGCGGAAATTCCAAAGACTATGAATTCGTCTGGCCGGAAGCGGCACAATACGCGAGCATCGCACAATTAGTCTCAGACTTGAAATCTCCGCGGATGAAGAACGGAGAAGCTAATCTTCTCCCGGGCACTTTTGAACTGTCGTCTGAAGATGAGAAGCTGGTGATTGCGGCCGCGTCCACAAGTCAGTTGCTCGCCTTTGAGTCCGGAGACAGCAACACTCAGTCGCCCGGCGGATTCCGCAATATTGTCTCTTGGAGTCTGTGGGGCGGAGCGGCATGTATGGTGACAAGCGGACTGCTGGCTTTTGTCTTTGAGTGGCGCACGGCTCTGCGGGCTTTCTCGGGCCTGAAGACCATCTTTGCGCGCGCCAAACCGCGTCACGAGCAGGACCCACTCGATCGCATCGAGGTGCCCGGTTCTTGGTTCGCGGGCGGAATGGTAATTGGAACATTGGGCATTGTCTTTCTTGCATCTGTTTACTTCATGATCCCATGGTGGATGGCGTTGCTGGCCGTCTTCCTGTCGTTCTTTCTCGCGCTGGTCGCATGTCGTGCTTGCGGCGAGACCGATACCACTCCGGTTGGCGCAATGGGCAAGATAACCCAATTGATCTTTGGCGCGATTGCACCCAAGCAAATGAACACAAACTTGATGTCGGCCTGTATCACGGCGGGCGTGGCGGATTCCGCTTCCGACTTGCTGACCGACCTAAAGAGCGGGTATGTGCTCGGCGCAAATGCGAGAAAACAGTTTCTCGCACAGTTTGCCGGAATCTTTATCGGAACCGCCGTTACGGTTCCGGCCTTCTTTCTCGTGGTGCCGGACGTTTCGATTCTCGGTTCAACAAAATTCCCTGCACCTGCGGCCCAAGTCTGGGCGTCGGTTGCAAGATTGCTTTCCAATGGTCTTGAGTCGCTGCACCCAACCGCTCGCGCTGCGCTGGTCATTGGCGGCATCGTGGGTCTTCTGATTCCAATGTGTGAGCGGCTATTCCCCAAATGGCGCAAGTGGATTCCGTCGGCAATGGGACTCGGACTTGCCTTTGTGCTGCCTTTCTACAATGCACTTTCGATGTTCATCGGCGGCGTGATTGCGCTCGTGTATGCGAGGATGCGTCCCGCGATTGCTGAAGAGTACACCGTTGCCTCCGCTTCCGGAATCATCGCAGGAGAAAGTCTGATGGGGATTTTCATCACACTGCTTGGTGCGGTCGGTTGGCTGTAG